In Haloplanus rubicundus, one DNA window encodes the following:
- a CDS encoding transcription initiation factor IIB produces MSDTTTYRTDATEQEQERTEGERTGTTPACPECTGNLVTDEEHGETVCGDCGLVVESDEIDHGPEWRAFDSSERDSKSRVGAPTTTMMHDRGLSTNIGWQNKDAYGRALSSRQREKMQRLRTWNERFRTRNSKERNLKQALGEIDRMASALGLPENVRETASVIYRRALAEDLLPGRSIEGVATAALYAAARQAGTPRSLDEIATVSRVDKMELTRTYRYVVRELKLEIQPADPEQYVPRFASELGLSEEATRQARELLQSSRDAGVHSGKSPVGLAAAAVYAAALLTNETVTQSEVSAVANISEVTIRNRYKELLEAKGAADAQ; encoded by the coding sequence ATGAGCGATACCACGACCTACCGAACGGACGCGACGGAACAGGAGCAGGAACGGACAGAGGGCGAACGGACTGGGACGACGCCGGCCTGCCCGGAGTGTACCGGCAACCTCGTGACCGACGAGGAACACGGTGAGACGGTGTGTGGCGACTGCGGCCTGGTCGTCGAGTCGGACGAAATCGACCACGGCCCCGAGTGGCGCGCCTTCGATTCGAGCGAGCGCGACTCCAAGTCACGCGTCGGTGCGCCGACGACGACGATGATGCACGACCGGGGACTGTCGACGAACATCGGCTGGCAGAACAAGGACGCCTACGGGCGGGCGCTCTCCTCGCGCCAACGCGAGAAGATGCAGCGCCTGCGCACCTGGAACGAGCGGTTCCGGACCCGGAATTCGAAAGAGCGCAATCTGAAGCAGGCGCTCGGCGAAATCGACCGGATGGCGTCCGCGCTCGGGCTTCCCGAGAACGTTCGCGAAACCGCGTCGGTGATCTACCGCCGCGCGCTCGCCGAGGACCTCCTGCCCGGCCGCTCCATCGAGGGCGTCGCCACCGCGGCGCTGTACGCGGCGGCACGACAGGCCGGCACGCCCCGGAGCCTCGACGAGATTGCCACCGTCTCCCGCGTCGACAAGATGGAACTGACGCGGACGTACCGCTACGTCGTCCGCGAACTCAAGCTAGAGATTCAGCCCGCGGACCCCGAGCAGTACGTCCCCCGGTTCGCCTCCGAACTCGGGCTCTCCGAGGAGGCGACCCGACAGGCTCGCGAACTCCTCCAGTCCTCCCGCGACGCCGGCGTCCACAGCGGCAAGAGCCCGGTCGGCCTCGCGGCCGCCGCCGTCTACGCCGCCGCGCTGCTCACCAACGAGACGGTGACCCAGAGCGAAGTGAGCGCGGTGGCCAACATCAGCGAGGTCACCATCCGCAACCGGTACAAGGAGCTGCTGGAAGCGAAAGGCGCGGCGGACGCTCAGTAG
- a CDS encoding ATP-binding response regulator has protein sequence MAADLTDELQLLLVEDNPGDARLIRHHLRSDTSDAFIAPSVTHVETLDAALERLETTTFDLVLLDLGLADSRGIETLERLNDRIGEDDDVSPLPVVVLTGLTDDETALEAIQQGAQDYLLKDHLEAKLLERAVRYALERHRQERILERQNERLERFASIVSHDLRNPLQVAQGRLTHVDPGDTAEHLDEAVDALDRMEELVDDLLDLARDGRDIDATESVDVADTARSAWSNVEAPASTLGVDVAGTATADAGRLTQLFENLFRNAVEHADDRSSVGVTVGALDDGFYVADDGPGIPESERDDVFEAGYTTNEDGTGFGLDIVREIVDAHGWSISITESETGGARFEITGLSPDDC, from the coding sequence ATGGCCGCCGATCTGACGGACGAACTGCAACTCCTGCTCGTGGAGGACAACCCCGGCGACGCGCGGCTGATTCGGCACCACCTCCGATCCGACACCAGCGACGCCTTCATCGCGCCGTCGGTGACCCACGTCGAGACGCTCGATGCGGCCCTCGAACGGCTCGAAACGACGACCTTCGACCTCGTGTTGCTCGACCTCGGTCTCGCGGACAGCCGAGGCATCGAAACGCTGGAGCGACTGAACGACCGGATCGGCGAAGACGACGACGTGTCGCCGCTCCCCGTCGTCGTCCTGACCGGCCTGACCGACGACGAGACGGCGCTCGAAGCGATCCAGCAGGGGGCACAGGACTATCTCCTCAAGGACCACCTCGAAGCCAAACTCCTCGAACGCGCCGTCCGATACGCGCTGGAACGGCACCGCCAGGAGCGAATCCTGGAACGACAGAACGAGCGACTGGAGCGCTTCGCCAGCATCGTCTCCCACGACCTCCGCAACCCGTTGCAGGTGGCACAGGGACGGCTGACACACGTCGATCCCGGTGACACGGCGGAGCACCTCGACGAGGCGGTGGACGCCCTCGACCGGATGGAGGAACTCGTCGACGATCTCCTCGACCTGGCGCGGGACGGCCGTGACATCGACGCGACGGAGTCGGTCGACGTGGCCGACACCGCACGGTCGGCGTGGAGCAACGTCGAGGCGCCGGCGAGTACCCTCGGCGTCGACGTCGCGGGGACCGCCACGGCCGACGCCGGTCGGCTCACACAACTGTTCGAGAACCTGTTTCGAAACGCGGTCGAGCACGCGGACGACCGCTCGTCCGTGGGAGTCACCGTCGGCGCTCTCGACGACGGGTTCTACGTCGCCGACGACGGCCCCGGCATCCCCGAATCCGAGCGCGACGACGTGTTCGAGGCCGGCTACACGACGAACGAGGACGGGACGGGGTTCGGTCTCGACATCGTCCGTGAAATCGTCGATGCCCACGGATGGTCGATTTCGATCACCGAGAGCGAGACCGGCGGCGCCCGCTTCGAGATCACGGGGCTCTCCCCAGACGACTGCTGA
- a CDS encoding response regulator → MPEREPVEILLAEDNPGDVKLTRKALEKGRLANNLHVVNDGVETMQFLLGEGEYEGRPRPDLVLLDLNMPRKDGREVLEEIKEHRQLKRIPVVVLTSSEAEEDVLRSYDLHANAYLTKPVDFDGFIDVVGTLEEFWLQVVKLPPE, encoded by the coding sequence ATGCCAGAGCGGGAACCCGTCGAAATCCTCCTCGCTGAAGACAACCCCGGCGACGTGAAGCTGACGCGCAAGGCCCTGGAGAAAGGCCGATTGGCAAACAACCTCCACGTCGTCAACGACGGGGTCGAAACCATGCAGTTCCTCCTCGGGGAGGGCGAGTACGAGGGCCGACCGCGGCCCGATCTGGTCCTTCTCGACCTCAACATGCCGCGGAAGGACGGCCGGGAGGTGCTGGAGGAGATCAAAGAGCACAGGCAACTCAAGCGGATTCCGGTGGTCGTCCTGACGAGTTCCGAAGCCGAGGAGGACGTGCTCCGCTCGTACGATCTGCACGCGAACGCCTATCTGACCAAGCCGGTGGATTTCGACGGGTTCATCGACGTGGTCGGGACGCTGGAGGAGTTCTGGCTGCAGGTCGTGAAGTTACCGCCGGAGTGA
- a CDS encoding sensor histidine kinase, translated as MRLNRRVSLTVLSGIGLSLTGVLLFDVVEDWAVQGNTLASTAVENALPFVLLLGLFYTVWELRHGAYSDSFVESVTLWTVAGAVTTATLVGWVVGIQSLQNELKPWIIVLQTTVVGTGAGVLVGRRTATVERARKRSERERARFESLFENDPAAIADLRLDDDGFVVEMVNPEYEAQFGAVSDDHGTVLPALDEETIRAFEHAAEASERHTVETTHYAPEGRKHYVVQLVPYGGDAALNGVRSYLLYRDVTEIREAEMELERTVEQLERSNEQLQQFAYVASHDLQEPLRMVSSYVDLLASEYGDELDDEADEYIGFAVDGAQRMQAMIGDLLEYSRVHTQGESFEEVDADAVLGRVLQDLELLIAETDATVTHDDLPRVVADENQLGQLFQNLLSNAIEHGGDGDDPPVVHVSGEDGEDAVVFSISDDGSGIPPDQQERVFELFEQSNRDDEGTGIGLAICQRIVNRHEGDIWIESTPGEGATFYASFPKR; from the coding sequence ATGCGACTGAATCGGCGAGTGTCGCTGACCGTACTGTCGGGGATCGGCCTGTCGCTCACCGGCGTCCTCCTCTTCGACGTGGTCGAGGACTGGGCCGTGCAGGGCAACACGCTCGCGTCGACCGCCGTCGAGAACGCCCTCCCGTTCGTGCTCCTGCTGGGACTGTTCTACACCGTCTGGGAACTCCGGCACGGGGCGTACAGCGACTCGTTCGTCGAATCCGTGACGCTGTGGACCGTCGCCGGCGCCGTGACGACGGCGACGCTCGTGGGCTGGGTCGTGGGCATCCAGAGCCTCCAGAACGAGCTGAAGCCGTGGATCATCGTCCTGCAGACGACGGTCGTCGGCACGGGTGCCGGGGTGCTCGTCGGCCGGCGGACGGCGACCGTCGAGCGCGCACGGAAGCGGAGCGAGCGCGAACGGGCCCGCTTCGAATCGCTGTTCGAGAACGATCCGGCGGCGATAGCCGATCTGCGCCTCGACGACGACGGGTTCGTCGTCGAGATGGTCAATCCCGAGTACGAGGCGCAGTTCGGGGCGGTGAGCGACGACCACGGGACGGTCCTGCCCGCGCTCGACGAGGAGACGATTCGGGCGTTCGAGCACGCGGCCGAAGCGAGCGAGCGACACACAGTCGAGACGACCCACTACGCGCCCGAGGGGCGGAAACACTACGTCGTGCAACTGGTCCCGTACGGCGGCGACGCGGCGTTGAACGGCGTCCGCAGCTACCTGCTCTACCGGGACGTGACCGAGATCCGCGAAGCCGAGATGGAGCTCGAACGAACCGTCGAACAGCTCGAACGCTCGAACGAACAGCTCCAGCAGTTCGCCTACGTCGCCTCCCACGACCTGCAGGAGCCCCTTCGGATGGTGTCGAGCTACGTCGACCTGCTCGCCTCGGAGTACGGCGACGAACTCGACGACGAGGCCGACGAGTACATCGGCTTCGCCGTCGACGGCGCCCAGCGGATGCAGGCGATGATCGGCGACCTGCTCGAATACTCCCGGGTCCACACGCAGGGCGAGTCGTTCGAGGAAGTAGACGCCGACGCCGTCCTCGGCCGGGTGTTACAGGACCTCGAACTCCTGATCGCCGAGACGGACGCGACGGTTACCCACGACGACCTCCCCCGCGTCGTCGCCGACGAGAACCAACTCGGGCAGCTGTTCCAGAACCTCCTCTCCAACGCCATCGAACACGGCGGCGACGGCGACGACCCGCCGGTGGTACACGTGAGCGGCGAGGACGGCGAGGACGCGGTCGTCTTCTCGATTTCCGACGACGGGTCGGGGATCCCGCCGGACCAGCAGGAGCGCGTCTTCGAACTCTTCGAGCAGTCGAACCGCGACGACGAGGGTACCGGCATCGGCCTCGCCATCTGCCAGCGCATCGTCAACCGTCACGAGGGGGATATCTGGATCGAGTCGACGCCCGGAGAAGGCGCGACGTTCTACGCGTCCTTCCCGAAGCGGTAG